One Nocardia iowensis DNA window includes the following coding sequences:
- the tal gene encoding transaldolase — MTQNANTAALTAAGVSVWLDDLSRDRIQSGNLAELIDTRGVVGVTTNPTIFQGALSKGHAYDGQLKELAAQGADADAAIRTITTDDVRAACDVFAGVYEASNGVDGRVSIEVDPRFAFDAEKTIAQAIDLWKTVDRPNLFIKIPATEAGLPAITKVIAEGISVNVTLIFSVQRYLSVMGAYLDGLRSAKTAGHDLAKIHSVASFFVSRVDTEIDKRLEAIGSDEALALRGQAGIANARLAYAAYQDVFDGGAHTSTYAHLGAAGANRQRPLWASTGVKNPEYSDVMYVTELVAPNTVNTLPEKTLEAVADHAEIRGDTVSGTAAAAQEVFDKLAAVGIDLDDVFQVLEREGVDKFEKSWAELLSATAEELTAAGNN, encoded by the coding sequence ATGACACAGAACGCGAATACCGCCGCCCTCACCGCGGCAGGCGTTTCCGTATGGCTCGACGACCTGTCCAGGGACCGCATCCAGTCCGGCAACCTGGCCGAGCTGATCGACACCCGCGGCGTTGTCGGGGTGACCACCAACCCGACGATCTTCCAGGGTGCGCTGAGCAAGGGCCACGCCTACGACGGACAGCTCAAAGAGCTTGCCGCCCAGGGCGCTGACGCCGACGCCGCGATCCGCACCATCACCACCGATGACGTGCGCGCCGCCTGCGACGTCTTCGCCGGCGTGTACGAGGCGTCCAACGGCGTGGACGGCCGCGTCTCCATCGAGGTCGATCCCCGCTTCGCGTTCGACGCGGAGAAGACCATCGCGCAGGCCATCGACCTGTGGAAGACCGTCGACCGGCCGAACCTGTTCATCAAGATCCCGGCCACCGAGGCGGGTCTGCCCGCGATCACCAAGGTGATCGCCGAGGGCATCAGCGTGAACGTCACGCTGATCTTCTCCGTCCAGCGCTACCTTTCGGTGATGGGCGCCTACCTGGACGGTCTGCGCAGCGCCAAGACCGCGGGCCACGACCTGGCCAAGATCCATTCGGTCGCTTCGTTCTTCGTGTCCCGGGTGGACACCGAGATCGATAAGCGGCTCGAGGCGATCGGCTCCGACGAAGCCCTCGCGCTGCGCGGGCAGGCCGGTATCGCCAACGCCCGGCTGGCCTACGCCGCGTACCAGGACGTCTTCGACGGCGGCGCGCACACCTCCACCTACGCCCACCTCGGCGCCGCGGGCGCGAATCGGCAACGGCCACTGTGGGCTTCGACCGGTGTGAAGAACCCGGAGTACTCCGACGTCATGTACGTCACCGAGCTGGTGGCGCCGAACACGGTGAACACGTTGCCGGAGAAGACCCTCGAAGCCGTCGCCGACCACGCCGAGATCCGCGGCGACACCGTCAGCGGCACCGCCGCGGCGGCCCAGGAGGTCTTCGACAAGCTCGCCGCCGTCGGCATCGACCTGGACGACGTGTTCCAGGTGCTCGAGCGCGAGGGCGTGGACAAGTTCGAGAAGTCGTGGGCGGAACTGCTTTCCGCCACCGCGGAGGAATTGACCGCGGCCGGGAACAACTGA
- the tkt gene encoding transketolase yields MSVTDDIRALTQPNHPDDWTDLDTKAVDTIRVLAADAVQNAGNGHPGTAMSLAPLAYSLYQRTMRIDPSDPSWVGRDRFVLSCGHSSITQYIQLYLAGFGLELDDLKNLRKWGSLTPGHPEFRHTDGVEITTGPLGQGLASAVGMAMAARRERGLFDPDAAPGASPFDHFIYVIASDGDMEEGVTSEASSLAGTQQLGNLVLIYDDNKISIEDDTTIAFNEDVAKRYEAYGWHVQVVEGGEDVVAIESALAAAKAETGKPSIIVLRTIIGYPAPNKMNTGAAHGAALGADEVAATKKILGFDPEQSFQVDSEVIGHTRKAIDRGKQAHAAWQEQFDGWAQANPERKQLFDRLAKRDLPQGWAANLPTWEADPKGMATRKASGKVLAALAPVLPELWGGSADLAESNNTTMPDTPSFGPESISTGMWKANPYGRTLHFGVREHAMGAILNGIALHGPTRPYGGTFLVFSDYMRPAVRLAALMRVPAIYVWTHDSIGLGEDGPTHQPIEHLAALRAIPGLNVVRPGDANETSYAWRTILERDSAEHTSHFSVSEMPHQDGPSALALTRQDLPIQQGTSFEGVKKGGYILAESSTDTPQVILIATGSELQLAVEARTTLEERGIGTRVVSMPCVEWFDAQDQAYRNEVLPPTVTARVVVEAGIAMPWHRFAGDAGQIVSIEHFGASADYKTLFREFGFTTEAVVAAALTTFENSGAVENVKG; encoded by the coding sequence GTGTCAGTCACAGACGACATCCGCGCCCTCACTCAGCCGAATCACCCGGACGACTGGACGGATCTGGACACCAAGGCCGTCGACACGATACGGGTGCTCGCCGCCGACGCGGTGCAGAACGCCGGAAACGGTCACCCTGGCACCGCGATGAGCCTGGCCCCGTTGGCGTATTCCCTGTACCAGCGGACCATGCGGATCGACCCGAGTGATCCGAGCTGGGTCGGCCGGGACCGGTTCGTGCTGTCCTGCGGTCACTCCAGCATCACCCAGTACATCCAGCTCTACTTGGCGGGTTTCGGTCTGGAGCTGGACGATCTGAAGAACCTGCGCAAGTGGGGTTCGCTGACCCCGGGCCACCCCGAGTTCCGGCACACCGACGGCGTCGAGATCACCACCGGCCCGCTCGGCCAGGGTCTGGCCTCCGCGGTCGGTATGGCGATGGCCGCGCGCCGCGAGCGCGGGTTGTTCGATCCGGACGCCGCGCCAGGCGCCAGCCCGTTCGACCACTTCATCTACGTGATCGCCTCCGACGGCGACATGGAGGAGGGCGTCACCTCCGAGGCATCGTCGCTGGCGGGCACCCAGCAGCTCGGCAACCTCGTGCTGATCTACGACGACAACAAGATTTCCATCGAGGACGACACCACCATCGCGTTCAACGAGGATGTCGCCAAGCGTTACGAGGCGTACGGCTGGCATGTCCAGGTGGTCGAGGGCGGCGAGGATGTCGTCGCCATCGAGTCGGCGCTGGCCGCCGCCAAGGCGGAGACCGGCAAGCCGTCGATCATCGTGCTGCGCACCATCATCGGCTACCCGGCGCCCAACAAGATGAACACCGGCGCCGCGCACGGTGCCGCGCTCGGCGCCGACGAGGTGGCCGCCACCAAGAAGATCCTCGGCTTCGACCCGGAACAGTCCTTCCAGGTCGACTCCGAGGTGATCGGGCATACCCGTAAGGCCATCGACCGTGGCAAGCAGGCGCATGCCGCCTGGCAGGAGCAGTTCGACGGGTGGGCGCAGGCCAACCCGGAGCGCAAGCAGCTGTTCGATCGTCTCGCCAAGCGCGATCTGCCGCAGGGCTGGGCCGCCAATCTGCCCACCTGGGAAGCCGATCCGAAGGGCATGGCGACCCGCAAGGCGTCCGGCAAGGTGCTCGCCGCGCTGGCGCCGGTGCTGCCGGAACTGTGGGGCGGCTCGGCCGACCTCGCCGAGTCGAACAACACCACCATGCCCGACACCCCGAGCTTCGGCCCCGAGTCGATCTCCACGGGCATGTGGAAGGCCAACCCGTACGGCCGCACCCTGCACTTCGGTGTGCGCGAGCACGCCATGGGCGCGATCCTCAACGGCATCGCGTTGCACGGCCCGACCCGCCCGTACGGCGGCACCTTCCTGGTGTTCAGCGACTACATGCGCCCGGCGGTGCGGCTGGCCGCGCTGATGCGCGTGCCCGCCATCTACGTGTGGACGCACGACTCCATCGGCCTCGGTGAGGACGGCCCGACGCACCAGCCGATCGAGCACCTCGCGGCGCTGCGCGCGATCCCTGGTCTGAACGTGGTGCGCCCCGGTGACGCCAACGAGACCAGCTACGCGTGGCGGACCATCCTGGAGCGTGACAGCGCCGAGCACACCTCGCACTTCTCCGTCTCCGAGATGCCGCACCAGGACGGCCCGTCGGCGCTGGCGCTGACCCGCCAGGATCTGCCGATCCAGCAGGGCACCAGCTTCGAGGGCGTCAAGAAGGGCGGCTACATTCTGGCCGAATCCTCCACCGACACTCCGCAAGTGATCCTCATCGCTACCGGCTCGGAGCTCCAGCTGGCCGTCGAGGCCCGCACTACGCTGGAGGAGCGGGGCATCGGAACCCGGGTGGTGTCGATGCCGTGTGTGGAATGGTTCGACGCGCAGGATCAGGCTTACCGCAACGAGGTCCTTCCGCCGACCGTCACCGCACGCGTCGTCGTCGAGGCCGGTATCGCGATGCCGTGGCACCGGTTCGCCGGTGACGCGGGCCAGATCGTCTCGATCGAGCACTTCGGTGCTTCCGCCGACTACAAGACCCTCTTCCGCGAGTTCGGATTCACTACCGAAGCCGTGGTCGCCGCCGCGCTCACCACCTTCGAGAACAGCGGCGCAGTCGAAAACGTGAAGGGATAA
- a CDS encoding thiamine pyrophosphate-dependent enzyme, which yields MSERDATPGSSPAKVLDDRFRAAVSALTPGPEHGAADDIAPGITGATLLELFEAQATSRHLDLAARQLGASKRGYYSIGSSGHEGNAALGLALRVTDPALLHYRSGAFFVQRARRVADLDPIRDVLLGVVAAAADPISGGRHKVFGSKAAAIIPQTSTIASHLPRAVGLAFAIDRAARLGVSSEWPSDAVVLCSFGDASANHSTAAGAINAAIHTARQGVPLPILFLCEDNGIGISVPTPADWIQQAYGTRPGLEYFGADGCDPVDTLTTSTAAAAWVREHRKPAFLHLRTVRLMGHAGSDVEAAYRRPADIAADLLRDPVTATARLLVHTGVATPAEVLDRYDDIAHRVTTMAELVWREPKLTSAAAVIAPLAPSHPAQVRADVLRDAQGSVDGGVGAPQSTTATSGQPRDIAERGADTNRDAAVTDPMTLGQAINRTLASLLARDSDVLVFGEDVGRKGGVYGVTKGLQKQFGKRRVFDTLLDEQSVLGTALGTALAGFVPIPEIQYLAYVHNAADQLRGEAATLAFFSHGRYRNPMVVRIAGYAYQKGFGGHFHNDNSIAALRDIPGLVIASPSRADDAAALLRTCVSAARVDGRVCIYLEPIALYHTRDLHEPGDNAWLAATSDTSHVEIGRARSYGTGADLTIVTFANGVPMSLRVARRLAERGIHARVLDLRWLSPLPLDDLLQHARATGRVLIADETRHSGGVSESLCAALIDAGFEGRISRVTSEDSFVPLGPAADTVLLDEAKIETAAGKLMAE from the coding sequence ATGAGCGAGCGGGACGCGACCCCCGGATCCAGCCCGGCGAAGGTTCTTGACGATCGGTTTCGTGCGGCGGTCAGTGCGCTGACACCCGGACCCGAGCATGGCGCAGCCGACGACATCGCACCGGGGATCACCGGCGCGACCCTGCTGGAGCTGTTCGAGGCGCAGGCGACGAGCAGGCACTTGGATCTGGCCGCGCGACAGCTGGGGGCGAGCAAGCGCGGGTACTACAGCATCGGGTCGTCCGGGCATGAAGGTAATGCGGCACTCGGGTTGGCGCTGCGGGTGACCGATCCCGCGTTGTTGCATTACCGGTCGGGGGCGTTCTTCGTGCAGCGCGCTCGGCGGGTGGCGGATCTCGATCCGATCCGTGACGTGCTGCTCGGTGTCGTCGCCGCGGCGGCGGATCCGATATCCGGTGGGCGGCACAAGGTTTTCGGCAGCAAGGCCGCCGCCATCATTCCGCAGACCTCGACCATCGCCTCCCACCTGCCGCGCGCGGTGGGCCTGGCCTTCGCGATCGATCGTGCCGCACGGCTGGGTGTTTCGAGTGAGTGGCCGTCGGATGCGGTGGTGCTGTGCAGTTTCGGCGATGCCTCGGCCAATCATTCCACCGCCGCCGGTGCGATCAATGCGGCGATTCACACTGCCCGCCAAGGGGTTCCGCTGCCAATCCTGTTCCTCTGCGAGGACAATGGCATCGGCATCAGTGTCCCTACGCCCGCGGATTGGATCCAGCAGGCTTACGGCACCCGGCCCGGCCTGGAATACTTCGGCGCCGACGGCTGCGATCCCGTTGACACGCTGACCACCTCGACCGCTGCCGCCGCCTGGGTTCGCGAGCACCGCAAACCGGCCTTCCTGCACCTGCGAACGGTCCGGCTGATGGGTCATGCGGGCTCCGATGTCGAAGCCGCCTACCGCAGGCCCGCCGATATCGCCGCCGACCTGCTTCGCGACCCGGTGACCGCGACCGCCCGGCTGCTGGTGCACACCGGCGTGGCGACGCCCGCCGAGGTGCTCGACCGCTACGACGACATCGCCCACCGGGTCACCACCATGGCCGAACTCGTCTGGCGCGAACCGAAATTGACGTCCGCCGCCGCGGTGATCGCCCCGCTCGCACCGTCCCACCCCGCGCAGGTGCGAGCCGACGTGCTCCGAGACGCACAGGGGTCAGTTGATGGCGGTGTCGGCGCACCGCAAAGCACGACAGCGACTTCTGGCCAACCGCGGGATATCGCCGAGCGCGGAGCGGACACGAATCGCGATGCGGCGGTTACTGATCCGATGACCCTCGGCCAGGCGATCAATCGCACCCTGGCGAGCCTGCTGGCCCGCGACTCCGATGTGCTCGTCTTCGGCGAGGATGTCGGTCGCAAGGGCGGCGTGTACGGCGTGACCAAGGGGCTGCAGAAGCAGTTCGGCAAGCGCCGGGTCTTCGACACCCTGCTCGATGAGCAGAGCGTGCTCGGCACCGCACTCGGCACCGCGCTCGCCGGTTTCGTGCCGATTCCGGAGATCCAGTACCTGGCCTACGTGCACAACGCCGCCGACCAATTGCGCGGCGAAGCCGCCACGCTCGCGTTCTTTTCCCATGGGCGCTACCGCAATCCGATGGTCGTGCGGATCGCGGGCTACGCCTACCAGAAGGGCTTCGGCGGCCACTTCCACAACGACAATTCGATCGCCGCCCTCCGCGACATCCCCGGCTTGGTCATCGCCTCCCCGTCCCGCGCCGACGATGCCGCCGCGCTCCTGCGCACCTGCGTCTCCGCCGCCCGGGTAGACGGCCGTGTCTGCATCTACCTGGAACCCATCGCCCTCTACCACACCCGCGATCTGCACGAACCGGGCGACAACGCTTGGCTCGCAGCAACTTCCGACACCAGCCACGTCGAAATCGGCCGCGCCCGCAGCTACGGCACTGGCGCCGACCTCACCATCGTCACCTTCGCCAACGGCGTCCCGATGAGCCTGCGCGTGGCCCGCCGCCTAGCTGAACGCGGCATTCACGCCCGAGTCCTCGACCTCCGCTGGCTCTCGCCTCTCCCCCTGGACGACCTCCTCCAACACGCCCGCGCCACCGGCCGAGTCCTCATCGCCGACGAAACCCGGCACAGCGGCGGCGTCTCCGAATCCCTCTGCGCCGCACTGATCGACGCGGGTTTCGAAGGCCGAATCTCCCGAGTGACCAGCGAAGACAGCTTCGTCCCCCTCGGCCCCGCCGCTGACACCGTCCTGCTCGACGAAGCCAAAATCGAAACCGCCGCAGGAAAACTCATGGCGGAGTAA
- a CDS encoding heme o synthase — protein MRIGQQPGGNGAHGSSPTALADRFTGPGLPSKLMRRVLAYIALTKPRVIELLLVATIPTMLLADRGHIDIRLILVTLFGGWMGAASANTLNCVADADIDKVMKRTAKRPLAREAVPTSHAFVFGVLLGLASFAWLWWQANLLSGLLVVATILFYVFVYTLGLKRRTSQNVVWGGAAGCMPALVGWSAATGGIGWPAIALFGVIFFWTPPHTWALAMRYKEDYRAAGVPMLPVVATEQVVTKQIVIYTWLTVLTTLALAPATGVVYTAVALVAGAWFLLMAHQLYSGVRRGESVKPLRLFLQSNNYLAVVFCGLAVDSVLGWDTIGSFFG, from the coding sequence GTGCGGATTGGGCAACAGCCGGGTGGCAATGGCGCGCACGGCTCCTCTCCGACGGCGCTGGCCGACCGGTTCACCGGGCCTGGCCTGCCGTCCAAACTGATGCGACGGGTGCTGGCGTATATCGCGCTCACCAAACCTCGGGTCATCGAACTGCTGCTCGTTGCCACGATTCCGACAATGCTGCTCGCCGATCGTGGCCACATCGACATCCGGCTCATTCTGGTGACCCTCTTCGGTGGGTGGATGGGCGCGGCGAGCGCGAACACGCTCAACTGTGTCGCCGACGCCGATATCGACAAGGTGATGAAGCGGACCGCGAAGCGACCGCTGGCCAGGGAGGCGGTGCCCACTTCGCACGCCTTCGTGTTCGGTGTGCTGCTCGGTCTGGCCTCGTTCGCCTGGCTGTGGTGGCAGGCGAACCTGCTCAGCGGCCTGCTCGTGGTCGCGACGATCTTGTTCTACGTCTTCGTCTACACCCTCGGCCTGAAGCGTCGCACCTCGCAGAACGTGGTGTGGGGCGGCGCCGCGGGTTGCATGCCCGCGCTGGTCGGCTGGTCCGCGGCGACCGGTGGCATCGGCTGGCCAGCGATCGCGCTGTTCGGTGTCATCTTCTTCTGGACGCCGCCGCACACCTGGGCGCTGGCCATGCGCTATAAGGAGGACTACCGCGCGGCGGGCGTGCCGATGCTGCCGGTGGTGGCCACCGAGCAGGTGGTGACCAAGCAGATCGTCATCTACACCTGGCTCACCGTGCTCACCACACTGGCCTTGGCCCCCGCGACCGGCGTGGTCTACACCGCCGTGGCGCTGGTGGCCGGAGCCTGGTTCCTGCTCATGGCGCACCAGCTGTACTCGGGTGTGCGGCGGGGCGAATCGGTGAAGCCGCTGCGGCTGTTCCTGCAGTCGAACAACTATCTCGCCGTGGTGTTCTGCGGTCTCGCGGTCGATTCCGTGCTCGGCTGGGACACCATCGGCAGCTTCTTCGGCTGA
- the opcA gene encoding glucose-6-phosphate dehydrogenase assembly protein OpcA, with product MIIDIPQTTTGEVTKRIVQLRESNGVITMGRVLTLVVCTLDSSEAEDAIDAANDASREHPCRVVVLARGDREAETRLDAQIRVGGDAGAAEVIVLRLQGELVNHESSVVIPFLLPDTPVVAWWPRGAPEFPSKDSVGRLATRRITDATYAADPQAAIKKRLDSYASGDTDLAWSRITYWRALLAAALDEPPFEPVKSALVSGLRDEPALDILAGWLAIRLDCPVTRRTGALKVELHRPSVSVAIERPQTGRTATLTRTGDPDQRIALARRETRDCLAEELRRLDADEIYAEALAGIEKVTYE from the coding sequence ATGATCATCGACATTCCACAGACCACCACCGGCGAGGTCACCAAGCGCATCGTGCAGTTGCGCGAAAGCAACGGCGTGATCACCATGGGCCGGGTGCTCACCCTGGTGGTGTGCACGCTGGACAGCTCCGAGGCCGAGGACGCGATCGACGCCGCCAATGACGCGAGCCGCGAACACCCTTGCCGGGTGGTCGTTCTGGCCCGCGGCGACCGGGAGGCCGAGACTCGGCTCGACGCACAGATCCGGGTCGGCGGTGACGCGGGTGCGGCCGAGGTGATCGTGCTGCGGTTGCAGGGCGAGCTGGTGAACCACGAAAGCAGCGTCGTCATCCCGTTCCTGCTGCCGGACACCCCCGTGGTCGCCTGGTGGCCGCGCGGCGCACCGGAGTTCCCGTCCAAGGACTCCGTGGGGCGCTTGGCAACTCGGCGCATCACCGACGCCACCTACGCGGCCGACCCGCAAGCCGCGATCAAGAAGCGGCTCGACTCCTACGCGTCCGGTGACACCGATCTGGCCTGGAGCCGGATCACCTACTGGCGTGCGCTACTCGCCGCCGCGTTGGACGAACCGCCGTTCGAGCCGGTGAAATCGGCGCTGGTCTCCGGGCTGCGCGACGAGCCCGCGCTGGACATCCTGGCGGGCTGGCTCGCCATCCGCCTCGACTGCCCGGTGACGCGCCGGACCGGTGCGCTGAAGGTGGAACTGCATCGACCGTCGGTGTCGGTCGCGATCGAACGGCCGCAGACCGGCCGCACCGCGACGCTGACCCGCACCGGCGACCCGGACCAGCGAATCGCGCTGGCCCGCCGGGAAACTCGCGACTGCCTGGCCGAGGAGCTGCGCAGGCTCGACGCCGATGAGATCTACGCCGAGGCACTCGCCGGAATCGAGAAGGTGACGTATGAGTGA
- the pgl gene encoding 6-phosphogluconolactonase, giving the protein MSERSAAEFPTDFPSDTVEVHLDTESLVTAAATRFVSVVVAAQAERGSASVVLTGGGTGIGLLEQVRKAPGDIDWSRLDVFWGDERFVPAGDAERNDRQARQALLDHVPVDPARVHPVATSDGEYPDPIEAAAEYSAAVHAYLAEHGAFDLHLLGMGGEGHINSLFPHTDAVREDHELVVAVTNSPKPPPVRVTLTIPAIRRTRHVVLVVGGAAKAEAVASAIAGADPVDIPAAGAVGLESTTWLLDQEAASAVK; this is encoded by the coding sequence ATGAGTGAGCGCAGCGCCGCCGAGTTCCCTACCGACTTCCCCAGCGACACAGTCGAAGTCCACCTCGACACCGAATCGCTGGTTACCGCCGCGGCGACCCGGTTCGTCAGCGTTGTCGTTGCCGCCCAGGCCGAACGCGGATCCGCGTCGGTCGTGCTGACCGGCGGCGGCACCGGCATCGGCCTGCTCGAGCAGGTTCGCAAGGCACCCGGCGACATCGACTGGTCTCGCCTCGACGTCTTCTGGGGCGATGAGCGCTTCGTTCCCGCTGGCGACGCGGAACGCAACGACCGGCAGGCCCGCCAGGCCCTGCTCGACCATGTCCCGGTGGACCCGGCCCGGGTGCACCCGGTAGCCACCTCCGACGGCGAATACCCCGACCCGATCGAGGCCGCCGCCGAATACTCCGCCGCCGTGCACGCCTACCTCGCCGAACACGGCGCCTTCGACCTGCACCTGCTCGGCATGGGCGGCGAAGGGCACATCAACTCGCTGTTCCCGCATACCGACGCGGTTCGCGAAGACCACGAACTCGTTGTCGCTGTGACCAATTCGCCGAAGCCACCGCCGGTCCGGGTGACCCTCACCATCCCCGCCATCCGCCGCACCCGCCACGTGGTGCTCGTCGTCGGTGGGGCGGCCAAGGCCGAGGCGGTCGCTTCGGCGATCGCGGGTGCGGACCCGGTCGACATTCCCGCCGCGGGCGCGGTCGGCCTCGAATCCACCACCTGGCTGCTCGACCAAGAGGCGGCCAGCGCGGTGAAGTAG
- the zwf gene encoding glucose-6-phosphate dehydrogenase — protein sequence MAGPKTPTWQNPLRDERDKRVPRIAGPCSMVIFGVTGDLSRKKLMPAIYDLANRGLLPPGFALVGFARRDYADEDFAKVVLDSVKAHARTPFRQEVWDHLAEGIRFVQGSFDDDTAFATLADTLAKLDKDRGTGSNHAFYLSIPPNMFPVVLDQLSEHGLAQPNVTDAAGRKPWRRVVIEKPFGHDLESAQELNALVNRVFPEETVFRIDHYLGKETVQNILALRFANQLYDPIFNANYVDHVQITMAEDIGLGGRAGYYDGIGAARDVIQNHLLQLLALTAMEEPISFQPKQLQAEKIKVLSATKLVEPLDETTARGQYAEGWQGGEHVVGLLDEEGFDPESRTETYAAITLAVDTRRWAGVPFYLRTGKRLGRRVTEIAVIFKRAPHLPFDQTMTEDLGQNALVIRVQPDEGITTRFGSKVPGSSMEVRDVNMDFSYGEAFTESSPEAYERLILDVLLGVPSLFPVNAEVELSWGILDPVIEYWATEGKPEPYEAGTWGPASADEMLTRTGREWRRP from the coding sequence ATGGCCGGCCCCAAAACCCCGACCTGGCAGAACCCGCTGCGCGACGAGCGGGACAAGCGGGTGCCGCGCATCGCGGGCCCGTGCAGCATGGTGATCTTCGGAGTCACCGGTGACCTGTCCCGGAAGAAGTTGATGCCGGCCATCTACGACCTGGCGAACCGGGGGCTGCTGCCCCCGGGTTTCGCGCTGGTCGGCTTCGCGCGGCGCGACTACGCCGACGAGGACTTCGCCAAGGTCGTGCTCGACTCGGTGAAGGCGCACGCGCGCACGCCCTTCCGGCAAGAGGTCTGGGACCACCTTGCCGAGGGAATTCGGTTCGTGCAGGGCAGTTTCGACGACGACACCGCCTTCGCCACGCTCGCCGACACCCTGGCGAAGCTGGACAAGGATCGCGGCACCGGCAGCAATCACGCCTTCTACCTGTCGATTCCGCCGAACATGTTCCCGGTGGTGCTCGATCAGCTGTCCGAGCACGGGCTCGCTCAGCCGAACGTCACCGACGCCGCGGGCCGTAAGCCGTGGCGGCGGGTGGTGATCGAGAAGCCGTTCGGCCACGACCTGGAGAGCGCGCAGGAGCTCAACGCGCTGGTCAACCGGGTGTTCCCGGAAGAGACGGTGTTCCGCATCGACCACTATCTCGGCAAGGAGACGGTGCAGAACATCCTGGCGCTGCGCTTCGCCAACCAGCTCTACGACCCGATCTTCAACGCCAACTACGTCGACCATGTTCAGATCACCATGGCCGAGGACATCGGATTGGGCGGTCGCGCGGGCTATTACGACGGCATCGGCGCGGCCCGCGACGTGATCCAGAACCACCTGCTGCAGCTGCTCGCGCTCACCGCGATGGAAGAGCCGATCAGCTTCCAGCCCAAGCAGTTGCAGGCCGAGAAGATCAAGGTGCTCTCGGCTACGAAACTCGTTGAGCCGCTGGATGAAACCACCGCGCGCGGACAGTACGCGGAGGGCTGGCAGGGCGGCGAGCATGTGGTCGGCCTGCTCGACGAGGAGGGTTTCGACCCCGAGTCGCGCACCGAAACCTATGCCGCGATCACCCTGGCGGTCGACACGCGCCGCTGGGCCGGTGTGCCGTTCTATCTGCGCACCGGAAAACGGCTTGGCCGCAGGGTCACCGAGATCGCGGTGATCTTCAAGCGCGCTCCGCACCTGCCGTTCGACCAGACCATGACCGAGGATCTCGGGCAGAACGCGCTGGTCATCCGGGTGCAGCCGGACGAGGGCATCACCACCCGGTTCGGGTCTAAGGTGCCGGGGTCCAGCATGGAAGTGCGCGACGTCAACATGGATTTCAGCTACGGCGAGGCGTTCACCGAGTCTTCCCCCGAGGCCTACGAGCGCCTGATCCTCGACGTGCTGCTCGGGGTGCCGTCGCTGTTCCCGGTGAACGCGGAGGTCGAATTGTCCTGGGGCATCCTGGATCCGGTGATCGAATACTGGGCGACCGAAGGTAAACCCGAACCCTATGAGGCGGGCACCTGGGGTCCGGCCTCGGCCGACGAGATGCTCACCCGCACCGGGCGCGAATGGCGGCGGCCATGA